The genomic DNA ttgcccactaaaggccatgttacacgaggcaacttttcttgcaactcgcaacgcaacgatgacgaataaaaaacctttcaagttgCAGCGGGTATGTTACACGTTGGCAACTTCTTTCGCAACTTTCAACgcgtacaataacaaacaagatggcggacgcgctTAGTCGccaaagaaaactctaaatttgtctatgtgctacacaatttgggtatttaatcagtggtttgataatttgtattcgtttttgcatccagccaagcatggttttctttttattttgaaaaatgttctttttaaagagataaacgatactgaaatacccataacatgttcaaaaaagatgatttgaaaaaatcaatgcttagctatattctctATTTGGGGGAGAAATATgccatatattaaaaaaaattcaatttaaagaccgccggaaatgtagctttttctcaaaccggaagtcagtaagtttacgcatgcgcagttgatctgagaacgagcgcgaggaagggcgaggaaaactttcgatgcaaacaacagttcgtgTGGTGATTTTTGGTcgtgagtgggttttctggtcagctaACAAtgtgatgacgtcagtcaccggaagtaatatttcacttccttagcaacgcgcgaaaaatccttctgtgggcccttaatgaacaaaacaaaggctctgcacgtgcgttttgaaTTCTTGGTGCATTGCTTTGCcctcctcgtcctgacaacgacgcgAATTGACTAATTGagtagaggacgtgagaaccagacgaaatatttttaatttccttcccaaacaaccacgccgttctcaccaattttattctcgCAATGTTGATAAACATTTTCTATTCTGAACGACTTATcgcgaaattattacaacaggtaaaggtaaagtccgctacgagcctagaagacTCACCAGGCCGGCACTTTGGTTTCTGcagcattaagcgactaggagtatttctacttcccctggatgggatgctagtcccagcattttcgctggtacccatttatacacgtCGTCGTCGTCGGTCCCTAAGATCTCTATGATTGACGACCCCGACGGAGAAGTTAATAAATGACATCGACATTTGTTACGCTACTCGTCAGTTGTGACAACTGCGAAAGAaaaataccgtaaaattccggtTATAAGtcccccaccctcccccccaATCCGGTTATAATTATAAGCCCATCTacctggaaacaaaaaaaaatcatccggttataagcccccccTTCCCGGATATTAGCCCCCCTctagttttccttgttttcttgaCATTCATTTCTCTTGCAGAACCCTGTACTACTCCAAACACAAAATTAGGAAGGATTGTAGAACAATAACTGAAAGAATTAAGTGCAGGAAGCCTCGTTGCCGTGAActacacattaatttttttaacaatgACAGCGAATATGAACTGTGAGCTTCCGGTTTGTTGCGTTCAGGTTACGTTCACGTTGCGTAGTTTTGATTCTGCTCCTAAAATTAAAATGCATTCGATTTATAATGAGGCTTGAAAgtttaattaatgaaaataGGTAAATTAAAAACGTATTTCTATGAACACTGCTGTGGCTCATTTCGAAAGGTTTTTTATTATTCCGCCCCTGCGTTTATAAGCCTACCGAAAATCCCTTAAGAAGTGGTATGAACCCACGGCTTATAACCGGAATTTTATGGTAAACCGCGAGGATGCATAAAATGATGGGTTGAAAAAAAACTCACCTTACTCTCGTTTCCGCTTTGTTGATATCTACATCGGGCAATTTCATGGGAAACTGTATCAGGGCAAATAAAGGGAGACATCAGAATTGATGATCTCTTTTAGAAGGTCTAAGCCgagtgttttttttccaaaaacaagTGAACAGCAGACCAAAAAATTGGTCCTTAACTCAAGTCTGCTCTAtagtaaagtctctgttacgagcctaggaaggcccaccaggacggcgcttatctccggtttccgtagcatgaagcgactaggagtatttctactcccccctagATGGAATACTAGtcccatcgcagggttacccccaacaTTTTCGCCGGTaatcatttatacacctgggtggagagaggcaccgtgagagtaaagtgccggccaggacccgaacccggaccactcgatccggagtcgaggaCTCTAACCAttaggccaccacgcctccctcTTCTCTATAGTGGTCGACCATTTTAAAGGCAACAAGATTTGGTTGACTTTATGCAAGTTTTCCCAATAGGAAGCTTTTTAACCGTTTCCGGTTGAAGTGCATCAATGGTTATTTCCAGGTTTCGTCGTGGTTTTTGCAGCAATCTTCGCTAGCAGTTGGAACTGAGCCTGATCAATATCAATTCGAAAAGCGTCCGAAAACGAATTAATCACCACCCTTTGGGGGTGGTGATTTCAGCCACGCCAACCAAAAGTACGGAGTTAAGCTAAATCGTCGATCAACAAAACCGACCAACACTGTCTTTCTCCCAACAGAACACCGAAATAGAGATGGAAGAAGATTAAACCAAActaatttatcagtttttattGTTAATGAGAGGAGCAAATTGGAGTACCCGTACAGATGATACCTCTCGGAACAGAGCAAGACACAACAAAATCAACACATGGCGTCGAGTCCGAGAATCGAATCCAGGCCACGTTGAAGGAATGCGAGTGCTCTCACTGTTGTGGCAGTCCAACACTTCCTTAGGCCTAACGTCTAACGTTACCATATTACCTTGTTCAAAACGATCTCTTGGTTTACGAGTTCCACCACAGCACTGAATACACTCTTGTCTTCAAGCTCAACGCTAATGCGTTTCGCAGGAACCTTGCAATTTGCACCGTTAACGGATATTGTTAAGTTCATCAAGCCAGACTGTCCCACAAATACAGAAGACCGCTGCGCACAAacgaataaatgaataaataaataaataaatgaatttacTTTTCAATAATGACTCAGGCAAACTTGGAAAAATCAAAATGCTCATGAAAAGGAATCCAACTAGCTCGGATGCTTTACAAATGACCTTTTGGAAACTGTGTAACAGGAAACTTCTCGGAGCTGGCCATTAAACTAGGCTAAGGCATGGTTAAAATATACACGCATATTGTTTTGAAAGTGTCTTGCCTTCACCAGAAACAGAGTAGAGTACATTTCAATCCCCGTTACCCACCAAAACGTAGCCTGATTTTTACTCTCTCCATGAGAGCAAAAAAGAAGACTGCGTTGCTCGACGCAACTCCTTTTACGCTTACCTCACACCCTCGAAACTTTCCGTATTCTCTACGTCTTTATTTTGCAAGCTACACCATGAACCATTTGTTAAACTAAGCCAATTCACGCAGTCCCCAGTTGGATAGAATCGTTCGCACGTGATGCAGGGCGTCGAACATCGCCTCGCAACAAATGTTGGCTCGAATTGCGACGTCAAATATAGCTGGGACTTTAAAGAGAAAGCCGAAGTTGTATAACACACCTCGCCACAGCTTAGATCCACCCTGGACAAAGACTCACGATCGATAGAGACCGGGCATGGAGCGCTATTGATGAACTCCAAGGTAGTTTGGCCGGCTGCGGGGGTAGCTGGTCCCTCACCGATGGTCTGCAGGAAAGCATTCATTATTATCGATAATTGAACATGAAAGCCTACCTAGCAATGTAAACtaggttgtgtgaagacaagttaaaaagggaaaacagctcacttccggtaaCCGTccccgtctcaaaaacgcgcctgcttaaggacggtgtctactattgttattgcgcatacgttctgcgcatctcgcgatactcgggtttcctatcggttatgcttactaatacagcgatatttttgcgcggtttaaaaactatccggagaaagtagaacttagtaagtactcttggtatccaaaaagaaaattggtgctaaccatgcattttttagagatcagttaagcttcaatttgagaaagaacgtcatacattgctttgtatcttAAAGCCTTTTAGAAATATTATtcttcaattatctttgaaaaatgcgcggttccccccaattttcttcttgaatttcaataacatttgttaagatctacatttcttgcATAATCATAAGCCGGgggaaaaatacctttgaattactaggcaccgtccttaagcctcCTAATGTTTTGtggtgaaaaagttgcaaactaaaatacaaaaatattgattattttcttctaccaatatatATTTATGGAAGagccaaaaagcatgatgaaaaaaaaaaataaagaggaCGAGCAAGCTTTGgaagaattaagttcagctcatcgctactcatcgccgttcgcaagcaaaatctcagttagtacaaaccaggtACATTAAaggaattaaattgttcttgtttgccatataataaacatcttattaaccaagcttagtcagtctgtatgggagaatcttgacatCTCAATGGTGTGTAAAGACCTCGTgtactgcgttcggtctgtactcacgaactcggtcaagattctcccttACAGACcccctgctcggttaataagagctaaaaaTGACCATGCGAAAAAAAGTACCTGGATCTGAATTTGAACGAAGGCACAGATGACAAACGCGAAGGCAGCTAGGATTAAGCCACCGGTCATTTTCTTCAAGGCACTAAAACAGGAAATAAACGTTAGGAAGAATCACAGTTAGATAAGTAGCTGAAACAGGTAAAGTAACATTTACTTTAATCgagatcaagagaaaatgaggggacagagagggaggctcccggtccaacccttgggatatgtcatgtccacgaaagttatttttagacgagcgaaagtctttttactagcggaagtctgtcttccgagacgtccgcatgcagtccaacctcggtctgatgtttgaatggATATAAATATTCGTCacccttccacgtgcgccgccattttctctttttactaagaacctgagagcgaggcaagactgtgtgcggacgtctcggaagacagacttccgctcgtctaaaaataactttcgtggacatgacatatcccgtctaacgccctgagcctccctctctgtcccctcattttctgtTGTCGAGATATATCTACCTGAGAGGCATTTTACAGCGTTCAAACAAAGGATAGATCACACCATCATACAGTGGAATGAGAATCAGAACAAGGATTGGATTTAGAGCCtaagaaagagaaaaatggtCGTTCTAGTCATGAGAAGACAGGAGAACTCATTTTACATCGCAAATACACACGCCAATGACTCACCTTGTCTTAACGGTAACTATTTAAAGGGCAATTGATTTCGATGTGTTATCACCTCCAAACGTTAACACAGAATGTTAGaatcatatatttttttatcctCATACTTACTTGAATTTGATCCGAGCGTAATGTGAAGCCACCCTGATAAAGAAAAATCACCACTCGTCACTCTTGGCAAGTTTTAAATCTCGAAGGTATAtctcatttaaggacggtgcctactaattcaaaggtatttttgctccgatttatgattatgcaggaaggaaaattgggggtaaccacgcatttttcaaagttaattcatgaacaatatttgttaaaagctccaaaatacaaaggaatgtctggcgttctttctcaaattgaagcttaattatctctaaagaatgcatgattacctcaaattttctttttggataccaagagtacttacaaagatctactttttctgcatagttttaaaccgcgcaataaaTTTCACTGCATCAGTAAGCATTACctataggaaacccgagtatctggagatgcgcagaacgtatgcgcaataacaatagtaggcaccgtccttaaactgaGCGCCGAGCAAAATCATTCGTCATAATTTAGTCCGCTGCAGTGTGCTAGAAGAGCACAAAGACGGCAGACGATTCCGAATTTTTCAAGTTTACTCGTCTCCGCAAACGGGAGACCAGTACATGGTCGAATTAAGATTTTGTTCCAACCAATATTCAGGTAAACTCTTGAGAAAGTCCACCTCTACCTCATGAAACTGCTCTGCTCGCTCAAAACAAGGAAGAAGGAAGTGTGGCGAAGTATTGTTACTGAGGCCGCCCGATGGTACCTTGCAAAAAGGTGCGTCGGAAAAGCCAAGATATTAGAACGTCTCAGTATAGCAGTTTGAAAAATCATGAAacgttataaaaaaaaaattatttaaatcaTAATAAGACTGTGGAGAAGTTCCTCACCAAATCCCCATCCATTTGTTCAGCTTGGAGGGTCCAGCTTGATCCCTGacaaaaagatatatattttaCCGTAATTAGACTGCTTTAAATACCGTGCAATAAAACCGAATGAGGAGTGACTTTTTAAGACATTTGATTATAAAACActgcgataaaatatttcgGCTTGAAAAATCAACGACGTTTCCGTCGTTTGAGTAACGTTACGTTATAAGATTTGGTAAGAATGCATAAATACTAGATGGAAGAACCAAACGTTTCACGCAGATTGAATAAGCCTGGTTATTTAAATGAGGATTCTGTTCATAAAAGGCATCTCGTAGACAACTGAGGCAGTCAAACTTCGTGTAATACGAAATTGACTTTCTTTGAGGACACTAGTAGTCCTGTGAGCTTGCTGCAAAGATGCTTTCCAATCGCCGAGTTCTTGAAAGACCAAAACCAAATACAATCACACCAGGCTCGTGCAGTCcgaattagccaatcacaacgtGAAGTAGATTCATGCAGCTGGTGTAAAGGGCGGGAAAAGGCGATGCAATAAGTTGAGCTTTTTCCCGCTGATTTCAGGAAACTAGGGTGCGTCATTTTTAACTTGCGGCAATCACTACGCGTAATTGGTGACTAAAAGACTTACCTGTTGATGAAAAAGAGCCCAAAACACAGGGAGTGGGATGTACATCTTCAGTACACGGAGAAGCAGCTTGATATCATCGATTTCTTTTTGCTGTGTTGTATAAAAGCATTATCGTTCATTATCAACATCCGTACGACGAATAACATTAACATTGATTGGCACTAAGCGCGGTAGAGCTTATGCGCGCCGCTTATAATGCGTCTGATTCCGCCATCGCCATCCCCTTGACTTAAGACTTCTCATTAATACAAGCTTCCTTAGTTGCAACAGGTCTCCTTGAGAGGCCTTTGAAAGAGTTCCAACATTGGATAAATCATAAAGAAATGCGAAGCTTACCTCGTATTGATCGGTAGCGTTGTCTAACCAATGGCTACATCGACGTACGCGAGCAGGTCGCGAATTGCTGAATTTGTTGTAGATAGCGTGCTATGCAAAACATGATTTGGGAGAAAATTCGAACAAAACAtgaaaaataagaaaagaaaaaaaagttgtagaAATCACACTAGGTTGTTTTTTCAAGGTTGAGATCGAGGGGAGCGACGAACTACCCAGTCACTGGTAACTCCCTATCCCCAGGTCTACGCTTAGAGAAAAACGAGTCCCCAGTCTCTCCCGTCGTTCCTGCATGCTTTTCTTTACCCCTCCCTACAAACAagctacaatcggcgtcaaaattgttgagacactcttatcctttagagtcgatttcaagctcggtgcgcaaatggccccctcccccgcacccccgggacaatatcgtgtttttctgttttctacgagccttgtcgacagcggtacaacattgattagggtgggggagggaggggtatcccggaaacgtactttttggacaagttttctttacaaacaatgaatgtgtcgttgccagtgtgctctgttggtagctgtctcaactaattttgtcgccgattgtagaTATCGAACCATGAGCCACATTTCTCCATCTTACCCCTATGATTCTGAAGACTCGGATCATAACGTTTCCAGATGGATCTTTGAGAGTGTACGTGCTCTTTCCCGCAAGAAGAGATACTATAAATAAGAAGTTCAATggaaaagaagaataaaaacGAGCGTTCACAGAACTAGCCGCAAAACAAACCAGTGTTTACTTGAACTATAAAACTGCTTCTTTCATTTGGAATTAAATTGCTTAACCTTTCTGGTGCTTAAAATTGTATCAGCTGTGACTAGACCGTAACAGACTACACTCGTACCGTATATACTGAGTTTGACAAAAACAACTTCAATCATGTATGGTTGTCCACTTACAAGTTGCAAGGATGATGAGTACTGCATTGACGGCAAAGACAACTGGGTAACAGTCTCGGCCAAAACACTGGACATCGGCTGCGGAAAttcataagaaaaaaatacattagcCTCTTTTGTTGGAGTACGTTACAGCCAATAATATAACGCAGGCTGCATTGAGTCAATGGAGTCGACTCGGGTTcccaaatttctagtttctagtttctaaagaaactgtggtgctgcgtccgtgggagagtgaaacaggagaatttggttttaccaaacgtgttgataaaggccgaattaccaccgtgaacgatttggaaagctgacgtttcgagcgttagcccttcgtcagagctctTCGtcatcgctctgacgaagggctaaccctcgaaacgtcagctttccaaatcgttcacggtggtaattcgaccaaTTTTCCTGTTGGTTACGTCGTTAGACCACGCAAATTCAATGAAATGAACACATTTTATTGACGTGTAAAATTTAACAAAGCAGAAAAAAACgaggaagggagggaggggacgTGCAAGGCAAGAAACAAGCTTGGGGACGCCGGAGACGCATAAGGGGGCAGCGTTCCCATGGCCGTAGCTAGCGGAGGGGCAAGAGGGACAGTTGCCCCACCACCCCCTCcaaagaaacattttttgaaagaaaaattaatgtagTCTCTTTCTGGAGTGTTGGGCAGATAGTTTGGACTTTACTGATATTACCTTTGAATCTTTTCACAGCCGATTTGCTTGTCTTGATTGATAACGATATTTTTGAGGAAAATCCATTTGGAGACATCATAGACTAATCTGCTACTTAGCGATTCATCAATAGTTCAatacgaataataataatacaacttTACTGGGTAAACACAAATTACTGGTAAAACCAGTAGTTTACAAAACCTTAACCTCTAAAAGTACCTCTCTTTCTAAACTTGGACTGATCAATGTTTACTTATGACAGAATATCTATGAAAGTAGCGTTGCAATTTTCTGCGTTTCAACTTGTTCTTGGAGAGCATTGCCCCCAGACCCTCGTAACGACTTGCGCCATCGGCGCTCACTTCTttgcccccccctcccccctcagtcaaAAATTTCTAGCTACGGCCTTGGTTCTATTCAAGAGATTAGCATCTTTTTTAACCGAAACGAAAAAATGTTCGCATAAGAACATATTTCTCTTGAAGAATGGATTTGGGACACTGTGCAGAGACATCAGGATGGCTGCTGTGACGAAACGCGAAAAACTGAGGATCACACTCTTTAGTGACTGTACTCACTCCTGATCATGGGAACAAACCACATGCATAGCACTGCTCCAACGTTCACTGATGCGTAAAACATGGCAAAAAACAACTCTAGCATATGTTCctgccaaaacaaaaaaattttcaaatttcaaaaacataACTTT from Montipora capricornis isolate CH-2021 chromosome 2, ASM3666992v2, whole genome shotgun sequence includes the following:
- the LOC138038613 gene encoding solute carrier family 15 member 2-like isoform X2 yields the protein MSVDTIGQRSSIGPLISLFAMAIACGNIKPCLAAFGGDQFRKDQEHMLELFFAMFYASVNVGAVLCMWFVPMIRTDVQCFGRDCYPVVFAVNAVLIILATLSLLAGKSTYTLKDPSGNVMIRVFRIIGHAIYNKFSNSRPARVRRCSHWLDNATDQYEQKEIDDIKLLLRVLKMYIPLPVFWALFHQQGSSWTLQAEQMDGDLGGFTLRSDQIQALNPILVLILIPLYDGVIYPLFERCKMPLSALKKMTGGLILAAFAFVICAFVQIQIQTIGEGPATPAAGQTTLEFINSAPCPVSIDRESLSRVDLSCGERSSVFVGQSGLMNLTISVNGANCKVPAKRISVELEDKSVFSAVVELVNQEIVLNKFPMKLPDVDINKAETRVRVIYSGGDRLPDRVDVEFKPILESKRPTVFKDIGEESSSYDFLGTGEYYINTIMEARNGTKFYSKKQNQKVKFGNFGGYTVVIHPPEDNFNSTQFETSVFEDAPGTTVSRLLQIPQYVVLTASEVMFSVTGLGFAYSQAPSSMKSVLQSFWLLTVAFGDLIVVILASVTPVKGVEKEMFLYGGLMGVIAIIFGIMSYFYTYVTPEELGDEAGKDEKETSEENGIPLEDHPADGENMKV